From Methanomassiliicoccales archaeon LGM-RCC1, one genomic window encodes:
- a CDS encoding SpoIIE family protein phosphatase, whose translation MTGQEFSINSDREANNLVSAIVVLLSIVMMIFYILFRMDVIELYKHAETYQALTLCSAVGAFAVVLNLVYKGEARWLRYVLMSAVMVTCTALVTILDNNYLPYFLPIILCSLYYNRKLALATSLVCGILILVGPCLTYLVGIVNLNYVTLVSYTPTYNTIVGYGADSITEEFFSNAVPSALVFILGSLLSVWLAEIGRNHMEQSRDAAIREAMVEKDVTIASEIQSGMLPSDITDREEFSIASRMYPAKTVGGDFYDFFMVDESHLAIVMADVSGKGISAAMFMATARTLIRSNVQAGGDLAKAMEKANREQASDNVMKYFVTVWIGVLDLKTGDVTYIDAGHNPPFIEKDGKFTKLEAKPDFVFGRKRAIRYNKQHVKMDIGDRIFLYTDGVTEAVGPNGTMYGEDRLNSSLDSHGGANVEDLVDHVKSDLSQFVRDAVQSDDITIMAMEYKQVYSVQEDEGITVSADSEGHSRIISRLQRILTEAGCKPKVINEMQVAVSEIFANLDMYAYGEMPEKGDIKVAMDVFSDRISITITDWGVPFNPLEHLDPDPVENFNNRKRGGLGIMIVKKICDDVTYTREGDHNILKLVKEI comes from the coding sequence ATGACCGGTCAAGAGTTTAGCATAAACTCGGACCGCGAGGCCAACAATCTCGTGTCTGCCATTGTGGTCTTGCTGTCGATCGTGATGATGATCTTCTACATCCTGTTCCGCATGGATGTCATCGAACTGTACAAGCATGCGGAGACATATCAGGCATTGACTCTGTGCTCTGCCGTCGGTGCATTCGCTGTGGTGCTGAACCTGGTCTACAAAGGCGAGGCACGGTGGCTCAGGTACGTCCTGATGTCCGCGGTGATGGTGACATGTACCGCACTCGTCACGATATTGGACAACAATTACCTGCCGTATTTCCTGCCGATCATCCTGTGCAGCTTGTATTACAACAGGAAGCTGGCGCTGGCGACATCGCTGGTATGCGGCATCCTGATACTCGTCGGCCCGTGCCTGACCTACCTGGTGGGCATAGTCAATCTCAACTATGTGACGCTGGTCAGCTACACCCCGACCTACAACACCATCGTCGGCTACGGTGCAGACAGCATAACTGAGGAGTTCTTCAGCAACGCCGTGCCATCCGCATTGGTGTTCATACTCGGTTCGCTGTTATCGGTATGGCTGGCCGAGATAGGCCGTAACCACATGGAGCAATCCAGGGATGCCGCAATCAGGGAGGCGATGGTGGAGAAGGATGTCACCATAGCATCGGAGATTCAGTCAGGAATGCTGCCCTCCGACATCACCGACAGGGAGGAGTTCTCCATAGCCTCCAGGATGTATCCTGCGAAGACTGTCGGTGGGGACTTCTACGATTTCTTCATGGTCGACGAATCCCATCTGGCCATCGTCATGGCAGACGTTTCTGGAAAGGGCATATCCGCGGCCATGTTCATGGCAACCGCCAGGACACTGATAAGATCCAACGTTCAGGCCGGAGGCGACCTCGCAAAGGCGATGGAGAAGGCCAACAGGGAGCAGGCATCCGACAATGTGATGAAGTACTTCGTCACAGTCTGGATAGGGGTGCTCGACCTCAAGACCGGCGATGTCACTTACATCGATGCAGGTCATAATCCGCCGTTCATCGAGAAGGACGGCAAGTTCACCAAGCTGGAGGCCAAGCCCGACTTCGTCTTCGGAAGGAAGAGGGCGATCAGGTACAATAAGCAGCACGTAAAGATGGACATCGGGGACAGGATCTTCCTGTACACCGACGGTGTCACGGAAGCCGTTGGCCCAAACGGCACCATGTACGGAGAGGACAGGCTCAACTCCTCCCTGGATTCCCACGGCGGAGCCAATGTGGAGGATCTGGTGGATCACGTGAAGTCCGACCTTTCCCAATTCGTCAGGGATGCTGTCCAGAGCGACGACATCACCATCATGGCCATGGAGTACAAGCAGGTCTACTCGGTCCAGGAGGACGAGGGCATAACCGTGTCCGCGGACAGCGAGGGACATTCCAGGATAATTTCCCGCCTGCAGCGCATACTCACCGAGGCTGGCTGCAAGCCCAAGGTCATCAACGAGATGCAGGTCGCGGTATCAGAGATATTCGCGAACCTGGACATGTACGCTTATGGAGAGATGCCGGAGAAGGGCGACATCAAGGTCGCCATGGATGTGTTCAGCGACAGGATTAGCATAACGATAACAGACTGGGGGGTCCCGTTCAACCCGCTTGAGCATCTAGATCCCGACCCGGTCGAGAACTTCAACAACCGCAAGCGCGGGGGACTGGGCATCATGATCGTCAAGAAGATCTGCGACGACGTGACCTACACCCGCGAGGGCGACCACAACATACTGAAACTGGTCAAGGAGATTTGA
- a CDS encoding STAS domain-containing protein produces MQIDVKKENGVTTLIPRGNIDYVTAPELDEAVEREAVESKSLVFDMAEVSYISSAGLRSILNADELMEDKDGIKLVNVNKDVRSILDMTNFSGLLKIE; encoded by the coding sequence ATGCAGATAGATGTGAAGAAGGAGAACGGGGTCACCACTCTGATCCCCAGAGGCAACATAGATTACGTCACGGCACCGGAACTGGACGAGGCCGTCGAGAGGGAGGCTGTGGAATCCAAGTCATTGGTGTTCGACATGGCCGAGGTATCGTACATCTCGTCCGCCGGACTGAGGTCCATCCTGAACGCCGACGAGCTGATGGAGGACAAGGACGGCATAAAGCTGGTGAACGTGAACAAGGATGTCAGGTCCATCCTGGACATGACGAACTTCTCCGGTCTGCTGAAGATCGAGTGA
- a CDS encoding histidinol phosphatase, producing MIGVYRWVTIHACMGEASGDRVRFGRIDRDWVRESGLLCADMHFHTHFSDSYTKVPSAIALANKRGCGLAITDHNLIGGALEAFESWKLGDPFLIPGIEISSWDGPHILVYFYTIDELKEYWEKNVHPYISKSPWLNMAKGTEWILDSLEDVNCVVSGAHPLGYLGTVKGVQKAANNGTLPKDIGRRFDAYEVICSGMFRGENVKAWKKADEFGIGYTGGSDGHLLSEVGSVITLSDANDLDEFLDNIVKHRNMVMGKEKMIYKKAIMGMASVSRFITAYPLSSIEEKVGRIVHTHSKNRC from the coding sequence ATGATAGGCGTTTATAGATGGGTAACCATCCATGCCTGCATGGGAGAGGCATCTGGCGACAGGGTCAGATTCGGTCGCATCGACCGCGATTGGGTCAGAGAATCGGGTCTGCTGTGCGCCGATATGCATTTCCATACCCATTTCTCGGATTCGTACACGAAGGTGCCCAGCGCCATTGCTCTCGCGAATAAGAGGGGATGCGGTCTGGCCATAACCGACCACAACCTCATAGGCGGTGCTCTGGAGGCCTTCGAATCATGGAAGCTCGGAGATCCCTTCCTCATACCGGGGATAGAGATCAGCTCCTGGGACGGGCCTCACATCCTGGTCTACTTCTACACGATCGATGAGCTGAAGGAGTACTGGGAGAAGAACGTGCATCCGTACATCTCCAAGAGCCCCTGGCTGAACATGGCCAAAGGAACGGAATGGATCCTCGATTCGCTGGAGGACGTCAACTGCGTCGTATCGGGCGCGCATCCTCTTGGATATCTCGGGACGGTCAAGGGCGTTCAGAAAGCGGCCAACAACGGCACCCTACCTAAGGACATCGGGCGCAGGTTCGATGCCTACGAGGTCATCTGCAGCGGGATGTTCAGGGGAGAAAATGTCAAAGCTTGGAAGAAGGCCGACGAGTTCGGCATCGGCTACACCGGAGGCAGCGACGGTCATCTGCTCAGCGAGGTCGGAAGCGTCATCACGTTATCGGATGCCAACGACCTGGATGAGTTCCTCGATAACATCGTGAAGCACAGGAACATGGTCATGGGAAAGGAGAAGATGATCTACAAGAAGGCCATCATGGGTATGGCCAGCGTCAGCAGGTTCATCACAGCGTACCCGCTGTCTTCCATAGAGGAGAAGGTGGGACGCATCGTCCACACCCACTCCAAGAACAGGTGCTGA
- the prf1 gene encoding peptide chain release factor aRF-1 — protein MADANLENSEDRARYDFKKDMQEIMNYRGRGTELISCYVPENKPISDVMAYLRNEQSQASNIKSKTTMKNVTSAIDSIASRLKTFKQAPPNGIVIFCGEVPRAGDQTKMVQYVIHPPEAITAFLYRCDSDFFTEPLESMMLDKKCYGLITIDRSEATLGILSGSRIQVLKHFDSLVPSKHHQGGQSSVRFERLIEIAAHEFFTKVADNCTEYFLNRPELLGILVGGPGYTKEFFVKEEYLHHELRKKVVTPLVDTGYTDESGLRELVQNSQNILTGLQLSREKVFMQRLFTEIRKPDGGLSAYGEDEVRAALDAGAVDMVLLSESIKKRRITVQCQSGHTHEMTVADSDARFQCPECGANAQIVNDEDFIDDFFNKAELYSTRVQLISPDSEEGDMLLKAFGGVAALLRYKM, from the coding sequence ATGGCAGACGCCAATTTGGAGAACTCTGAGGACAGAGCAAGGTACGATTTCAAGAAGGACATGCAGGAGATCATGAACTACAGGGGAAGGGGAACAGAACTCATCTCATGTTACGTTCCCGAGAACAAGCCCATCTCCGATGTCATGGCGTACCTGAGGAACGAGCAGTCGCAGGCATCCAACATCAAGTCGAAGACGACGATGAAGAATGTCACCAGCGCAATCGACTCCATCGCATCTCGACTCAAAACCTTCAAACAGGCACCGCCGAACGGTATCGTAATCTTCTGCGGGGAGGTACCCCGCGCCGGCGACCAGACCAAGATGGTCCAGTACGTCATCCACCCGCCGGAAGCGATCACAGCATTCCTCTACAGATGCGATTCGGACTTCTTCACCGAGCCCCTCGAGTCCATGATGCTGGACAAGAAGTGCTACGGGCTCATCACCATCGACAGGTCCGAGGCCACACTCGGTATCCTCTCCGGTAGCAGGATACAGGTCCTGAAGCACTTCGATTCCCTGGTCCCCAGCAAACACCACCAGGGAGGTCAGTCGTCCGTCCGTTTCGAGAGGCTGATCGAGATCGCCGCCCATGAGTTCTTCACAAAGGTGGCGGACAACTGCACAGAGTACTTCCTCAACAGGCCCGAACTGCTGGGCATACTGGTCGGTGGGCCCGGATACACCAAGGAGTTCTTCGTCAAGGAGGAATATCTCCACCACGAGCTCAGGAAGAAGGTCGTCACACCGTTGGTGGACACCGGATATACAGACGAGTCCGGACTCAGGGAACTGGTCCAGAACTCCCAGAACATTCTCACGGGACTGCAGCTCTCCAGGGAGAAGGTCTTCATGCAGAGGCTCTTCACCGAGATAAGGAAGCCTGACGGGGGGCTCTCCGCATACGGAGAGGACGAGGTCAGGGCTGCACTGGACGCCGGTGCCGTTGACATGGTCCTTCTGTCCGAGTCCATCAAGAAGAGGCGCATAACGGTCCAGTGCCAATCCGGGCACACCCATGAGATGACCGTCGCCGATTCGGATGCAAGATTCCAGTGTCCCGAATGCGGGGCCAATGCCCAGATCGTCAACGATGAGGATTTCATCGACGACTTCTTCAACAAGGCGGAGCTGTACAGCACCCGCGTCCAACTAATCTCTCCCGACTCAGAGGAAGGAGACATGCTGCTGAAAGCGTTCGGAGGAGTGGCAGCCCTCCTGAGATACAAGATGTGA
- the argS gene encoding arginine--tRNA ligase → MTVMDDFRSEIQEKVSAALKDMGSEGAEFVIEASTMEGVDMAVPCFPLAKAMRKAPQMISDDLASRIQPSGMISKVSSVNGFLNFNIDPSALIRSTLDEIVRCQSCYGSMPSSGITVNVEHTSTNPTGPIHVGRARNPIIGDTLARCLKRCGHKVTTEYYVNDVGKQVVVLTWGVNNVSDEEAAKNSEEHMKEIGQNEKERDKTDHRLVAKYRVANKRMESDPAVQEEIADMMRRFEQGDKEVIDTVRHTAEIMLDGLRETLGNINVLLDRYTWESQYIADGSARDVVEKLKKSKYAGQTEDGAWFVDLKDFGVQGKNTKFTFTRSDGTTLYTTRDLAYHLDKFTRADRLIDVLGEDQKLGSKQLCSALEILGNEKLPEPLFYAFVSLPEGKMSTRKGVVVYLDDLIDEAVARAYEEIKSRRKEMPEDRMREIAKIVGVAAVRFNIIRVQPEKQFVFKWEDALNFDGNSGPYLQYVHARACTMLKKAGEFEHDTDPAKFVEPTELNLIKTLARYEDVLKTAGNDMRVHMLPAYGHELASAFNQYYADVSILNSNEKRNARLTLVECAKTVLADVLDCLGMGAPEEM, encoded by the coding sequence ATGACGGTCATGGATGATTTCCGCAGCGAGATCCAGGAAAAGGTCTCGGCAGCACTGAAGGATATGGGCTCCGAGGGAGCCGAATTCGTCATCGAAGCCTCCACGATGGAAGGCGTCGACATGGCGGTGCCCTGTTTCCCGCTGGCCAAGGCCATGAGGAAGGCGCCCCAGATGATCTCCGACGATCTCGCATCGAGGATACAGCCCTCCGGCATGATCTCGAAGGTCTCGTCGGTCAACGGTTTCCTCAACTTCAACATCGATCCGTCGGCACTGATCAGATCCACCCTTGACGAGATCGTCAGATGCCAATCATGCTACGGCTCTATGCCGTCGTCCGGTATCACTGTCAACGTGGAGCACACCTCCACCAATCCTACCGGCCCCATACACGTCGGAAGGGCCCGCAACCCCATCATAGGGGACACGCTGGCAAGATGCCTGAAGAGGTGCGGACACAAGGTCACGACCGAGTACTACGTCAACGATGTGGGAAAACAGGTCGTCGTGCTCACCTGGGGTGTCAACAATGTCTCCGACGAGGAGGCCGCCAAGAACTCCGAGGAGCATATGAAGGAGATCGGCCAGAACGAGAAGGAGAGGGATAAGACCGACCACAGGCTCGTAGCCAAGTACCGCGTTGCCAACAAGAGGATGGAATCCGATCCTGCAGTTCAGGAGGAGATCGCCGACATGATGCGCAGGTTCGAGCAGGGCGACAAGGAGGTCATCGACACCGTCAGGCACACAGCGGAGATCATGCTGGATGGACTCAGGGAGACCCTGGGGAACATCAACGTCCTCCTGGACAGGTACACATGGGAATCCCAGTACATAGCCGATGGATCGGCAAGGGACGTCGTGGAGAAGCTGAAGAAGTCCAAGTACGCTGGCCAGACCGAGGACGGTGCATGGTTCGTGGACCTCAAGGACTTCGGAGTCCAGGGGAAGAACACCAAGTTCACCTTCACCAGGTCCGACGGAACCACATTGTACACTACCCGCGACCTTGCTTATCATCTCGACAAGTTCACAAGGGCCGACCGCCTGATAGATGTCCTCGGAGAGGACCAGAAGCTCGGTTCAAAGCAGCTGTGCTCTGCATTGGAGATCCTCGGCAATGAGAAGCTCCCCGAGCCGTTGTTCTACGCATTCGTCTCTCTTCCCGAAGGGAAGATGTCCACCAGGAAGGGAGTCGTCGTCTACCTCGACGATCTTATCGACGAGGCGGTCGCCCGCGCATACGAGGAGATCAAGTCCAGGCGCAAGGAGATGCCCGAGGACAGGATGAGGGAGATCGCCAAGATCGTCGGTGTCGCCGCAGTGAGGTTCAACATCATCCGCGTGCAGCCGGAGAAGCAGTTCGTCTTCAAGTGGGAGGATGCTCTGAACTTCGACGGCAATTCCGGACCGTATCTCCAGTATGTCCACGCAAGGGCCTGTACCATGCTGAAGAAAGCCGGAGAATTCGAGCACGATACCGATCCGGCCAAATTCGTCGAGCCTACTGAGCTCAATCTCATAAAGACACTTGCAAGGTACGAGGACGTCCTCAAGACCGCAGGCAACGACATGCGCGTCCACATGCTCCCGGCATACGGCCACGAACTCGCCAGTGCCTTCAACCAATACTACGCTGACGTGTCCATCCTCAACTCGAACGAGAAGAGGAACGCCAGGCTCACCCTGGTCGAATGCGCGAAGACCGTTCTCGCTGACGTTCTCGACTGTCTCGGAATGGGCGCACCCGAGGAGATGTGA
- a CDS encoding GNAT family N-acetyltransferase produces the protein MEIRQLKVKDIESVRNLEIACIKEYFAETIENKWEDLPQEWKDNLGASSKNHFKAYLDSGVSFVAVEDDEVVGFIFAQILHHICDEDNLLWIENMGVHPYFRRNMIGYQLLRECVKKGRDMGCTVAHAMIQEDNAPSILLHKKLGFFMDRREVALMDLRDPKLKL, from the coding sequence ATGGAGATCCGCCAGCTGAAGGTCAAGGACATAGAGAGTGTCCGTAACTTGGAGATCGCATGCATCAAGGAGTACTTCGCCGAGACCATCGAGAACAAGTGGGAGGACCTTCCCCAGGAGTGGAAGGACAATCTTGGGGCCAGCAGCAAGAATCATTTCAAAGCCTATCTGGACAGCGGAGTCAGCTTCGTTGCCGTAGAGGATGACGAGGTAGTCGGTTTCATCTTCGCACAGATACTCCACCATATCTGTGACGAGGACAATCTGCTGTGGATCGAGAACATGGGGGTCCACCCTTACTTCCGCCGCAACATGATCGGTTACCAGCTGTTGAGGGAGTGCGTCAAGAAGGGCAGGGATATGGGCTGTACGGTGGCCCATGCCATGATCCAAGAGGACAACGCACCGTCGATCCTGCTTCACAAGAAGCTCGGATTCTTCATGGACAGGCGCGAGGTGGCGCTCATGGACCTTAGGGATCCGAAGCTGAAGCTCTGA